In Phragmites australis chromosome 16, lpPhrAust1.1, whole genome shotgun sequence, one DNA window encodes the following:
- the LOC133894882 gene encoding ADP-ribosylation factor GTPase-activating protein AGD3-like isoform X2, whose product MTKFTIALREIGTYKEVLRSQVEHMLNDRLLNFVDIDLHDVKDAHKRFDKASLSYDQVREKYLSLKKGTRPDITTAIEDELHSARSSFEQARFNLVTALSHVEAKKRFEFLEAVSATMDSHLRYFKQGYELLHQMEPYINQVLAYAQQSRERANKEQASLVERMHEYKRQIDRESRSSANGLNDSHNADRIQTIGRSSHKMINAVMQSSSKGKVQTIRQGYLSKRSSNLRGDWKRRFFVLDSRGMLYYYRKQISRPPGGCSIQRSVNPPEHGSGLLSRLFSSHYHGIVHDEKSVARHTVNLLTSTIKVDAEQSDLRFCFRIISPTKVYTLQAESAVDQMDWIEKITGVIASLLSSQSPEQCFMSSPKGSGHDRSTSESSSFTSSVDFEPSISDDLVLDSGNGHHDVRGHHRTSMKPEKPIDLLRKVDGNNMCADCGASEPDWASLNLGALLCIECSGVHRNLGVHISKVRSLTLDVRVWEPSVINLFQSLGNMFVNNIWEERLPSSNNGQSDDSLSADGSDSAQYLAVSKPKHKDTFSAKEKFIHAKYVDKEFVRSHSTDEIQLSQQMWNSVMTNDKKAAYSLIVRSHANVNLVYGEMPSSLCLTLGKALLQKHPASPSDGSPRFFDCSSHDKISPIEPLSPASTSSHVDDVEDSCEGFSLLHLACRVADVGMVELLLQYGASVNMTDSRGRTSLHHCILKGRHLHAKLLLSRGADPQATDRDGRTALQYAIDGGTSDEEILVLLEDHSR is encoded by the exons GTTGAGCATATGCTAAATGACAGGTTGCTGAATTTTGTGGATATTGATTTGCATGATGTTAAG GATGCTCATAAGCGTTTTGACAAGGCTAGCCTCTCATATGACCAG GTTCGTGAGAAGTACCTGTCATTGAAGAAAGGTACACGACCAGACATAACAACTGCGATCGAAGAT GAGCTCCACAGTGCTAGATCTTCATTTGAGCAAGCTCGTTTCAACCTG GTCACTGCACTTTCTCATGTCGAGGCAAAGAAGAgatttgaatttttggaggCTGTTAGTGCGACGATGGACTCGCATCTTCGATATTTCAAACAA GGATATGAACTGTTGCATCAAATGGAGCCATATATTAATCAG GTTCTTGCTTATGCACAGCAATCAAGAGAAAGGGCAAACAAGGAACAAGCTTCTCTTGTAGAGAGGATGCATGAGTACAAAAGGCAGATAGACCGGGAAAGTCGGTCTTCTGCAAATGGTTTGAATGATTCTCATAATGCTGACAGAATACAAACGATTGGTAGAAGTTCACATAAAATGATCAATGCAGTGATGCAGTCATCCTCAAAAGGCAAG GTTCAGACCATTCGTCAAGGTTACCTCTCAAAGAGATCTTCAAACTTAAGAGGCGACTGGAAAAGAAGGTTCTTCGTACTTGATAGTCGAGGAATGTTGTACTACTATCGCAAACAAATTAGTAGGCCACCT GGTGGTTGTTCCATCCAAAGAAGCGTTAACCCCCCTGAACATGGTTCTGGGTTGTTGAGCAGATTGTTCTCTTCTCATTACCATGGTATTGTACATGATGAGAAATCTGTTGCACGGCATACTGTAAATTTGTTGACATCGACCATTAAAGTCGATGCAGAACAATCAGATTTGAGGTTCTGCTTCAGAATTATTTCACCCACAAAGGTTTACACACTGCAG GCAGAGAGTGCAGTAGATCAGATGGATTGGATTGAAAAGATAACTGGTGTTATTGCCTCTTTGCTGAGCTCACAATCCCCAGAACAG TGTTTTATGTCAAGCCCTAAAGGCAGTGGCCATGACCGGAGTACCAGTGAGAGTAGCTCCTTTACTAGTTCAGTGGACTTCGAACCTTCCATAAGTGATGATTTAGTACTGGACTCTGGAAATGGGCATCATGATGTCAGAGGTCATCACAGAACCAGCATGAAACCTGAAAAACCAATTGACCTGCTTAGGAAGGTTGATGGCAATAATATGTGTGCTGATTGTGGTGCTTCAGAGCCTGATTGGGCATCGTTAAACCTTGGTGCTCTTCTGTGCATAGAGTGCTCTGGGGTACACAGAAATCTTGGAGTGCATATATCGAAG GTAAGGTCTCTGACACTTGATGTCAGAGTTTGGGAGCCATCTGTAATCAATCTCTTTCAGTCATTAGGcaacatgtttgtcaataatatttGGGAAGAGAGGTTACCTTCATCAAATAATGGTCAATCTGATGATAGTTTAAG TGCTGATGGATCAGACTCAGCACAATACCTTGCTGTTAGCAAGCCTAAGCACAAAGATACTTTCTCTGCCAAAGAGAAATTTATTCATGCCAAG TATGTAGACAAAGAATTTGTACGGAGCCATAGCACGGATGAGATTCAGCTATCTCAGCAGATGTGGAATAGTGTAATGACAAATGACAAGAAAGCTGCATACAGCCTCATTGTGAGATCACATGCCAATGTAAATTTAGTTTATGGAGAGATGCCTTCTAGCTTGTGTTTGACTCTTGGAAAAGCACTTCTGCAAAAGCATCCAGCTTCACCATCTGATGGAAGTCCTAGATTTTTCGATTGTAGTTCGCATGACAAGATTTCTCCTATTGAGCCCCTTTCTCCCGCTAGCACGAGTTCACACGTTGATGATGTGGAGGACAGTTGTGAAGGTTTCTCCCTGCTTCATCTTGCATGCCGTGTTGCAGATGTTGGGATGGTTGAATTACTTTTGCAGTATGGCGCTAGTGTAAATATGACTGATTCTAGGGGTCGGACATCCCTTCATCACTGCATTTTGAAAGGAAGACATCTGCATGCCAAGCTTCTCCTCTCCAG GGGGGCTGATCCACAAGCCACCGACCGAGATGGTAGGACAGCATTACAGTATGCAATCGATGGTGGAACAAGCGACGAAGAGATTCTTGTTTTGTTAGAGGACCACAGTAGGTAA
- the LOC133895207 gene encoding uncharacterized protein LOC133895207, with translation MGAAMSGHFSHPDHHARFKRVKNKSAGSRCGMCQLNVEVGAAAYRCSNSKDECPFILHDACYRRPETIRRHFAHQQHRLTLGSTPTPTSRGDRRLCSLCAQGLDAPAFAYSCTNDRKCVAGGFRAHPRCCDLPPDISTPLHSHRRLVLRAPSGGNNSNGQQHPRRTCLKCKRSQLRTPAAWSYQCPNCNEVEYCLSCLLGNGDAVRCCGVQCCDVDLAAVHCLGHVVGAFFCGFVGCPGFTTQAN, from the coding sequence ATGGGGGCCGCCATGTCCGGCCACTTCTCCCACCCCGACCACCACGCGCGCTTCAAGCGcgtgaaaaacaaatcagcaggTTCCCGGTGCGGGATGTGCCAGCTCAACGTCGAGGTCGGCGCGGCAGCCTACCGCTGCTCGAACTCGAAGGACGAGTGCCCCTTCATCCTCCACGACGCGTGCTACCGACGCCCGGAGACGATCAGGCGCCACTTTGCGCACCAGCAGCACCGTCTCACCCTCGgctccacccccacccccacctcccGGGGCGACCGCCGGCTGTGCAGCCTCTGCGCCCAGGGGCTCGACGCGCCGGCCTTCGCGTACAGCTGCACCAACGACCGCAAGTGTGTTGCCGGCGGCTTCCGCGCGCACCCGCGCTGCTGCGACCTCCCGCCGGACATCAGCACGCCGCTGCACTCTCACAGGCGCCTCGTCCTGCGCGCGCCGTCGGGTGGGAACAACAGCAACGGGCAGCAGCATCCACGCCGCACATGCCTCAAGTGCAAGAGGAGCCAGCTGCGGACACCCGCGGCGTGGTCGTACCAGTGCCCCAATTGCAACGAAGTGGAGTACTGCCTCTCGTGCCTGCTCGGCAATGGCGACGCTGTGCGGTGCTGCGGCGTTCAGTGCTGCGACGTCGACCTTGCAGCCGTGCATTGTCTAGGGCATGTGGTGGGGGCGTTCTTCTGTGGGTTCGTGGGATGTCCTGGTTTCACAACTCAGGCAAATTAA
- the LOC133896292 gene encoding protein VACUOLELESS GAMETOPHYTES-like, whose translation MGAAMSGHFSHPDHHAPFKRVHDDFTNSRCGMCQLKFVFGAAAYRCSEPGCPFLLHDACYRRPVTIRRHFGHPQHRLALGLTPTSRSDRRPCSLCAQGLDAPAFAYSCTDRGCVAGGFRAHPRCCNLPRDISTPLHSHRRLVLRPPSGGNNSNGQQHPRSCVKCRKTTTGRTAAWSYQCPKCDDVELCLACLLGKDGRDVVLVAVHYLGRVAGALFCGFVSGMGCPGFTIQSYPGDMEITRYQK comes from the coding sequence ATGGGGGCCGCCATGTCCGGCCACTTCTCCCACCCCGACCACCACGCGCCCTTCAAGCGCGTGCACGACGACTTCACAAATTCCCGGTGTGGGATGTGCCAGCTCAAATTCGTGTTCGGCGCGGCAGCCTACCGCTGCTCGGAGCCCGGGTGCCCATTCCTCCTCCACGACGCGTGCTACCGACGCCCGGTGACGATCAGGCGCCACTTTGGGCACCCGCAGCACCGCCTCGCCCTCGGCCTCACCCCCACCTCCCGGAGCGACCGGCGGCCGTGCAGCCTCTGTGCCCAGGGGCTCGACGCGCCGGCCTTCGCGTACAGCTGCACCGACCGCGGGTGTGTCGCCGGCGGCTTCCGCGCGCACCCGCGCTGCTGCAACCTCCCGCGGGACATCAGCACGCCGCTGCACTCGCACAGGCGCCTCGTCCTGCGCCCGCCGTCGGGTGGGAACAACAGCAACGGGCAGCAACATCCACGCAGTTGCGTCAAGTGCCGGAAGACCACGACCGGGCGGACAGCGGCGTGGTCGTACCAGTGCCCCAAGTGCGACGACGTGGAGCTCTGCCTCGCGTGCCTGCTCGGCAAAGACGGCCGCGACGTCGTCCTTGTAGCCGTGCACTATCTAGGGCGTGTGGCGGGGGCGTTATTCTGTGGGTTCGTGTCAGGTATGGGATGCCCTGGTTTCACAATTCAGTCGTACCCCGGCGACATGGAAATTACGAGATACCAAAAGTGA
- the LOC133895206 gene encoding uncharacterized protein LOC133895206 → MGAAMSGHFSHPDHHARFKRVKNKSAGSRCGMCQLNVEVGAAAYRCSNSKDECPFILHDACYRRPETIRRHFAHQQHRLTLGSTPTPTSRGDRRLCSLCAQGLDAPAFAYSCTNDRKCVAGGFRAHPRCCDLPPDISTPLHSHRRLVLRAPSGGNNSNGQQQPRSCVNCRKTTTGRTAAWSYQCPSCKNVEYCLSCLLGNDDAVRCCGVQCCDVDLEAVHCLGRVAGALFCGFVSGMGCPGFTTQQIKQ, encoded by the coding sequence ATGGGGGCCGCCATGTCCGGCCACTTCTCCCACCCCGACCACCACGCGCGCTTCAAGCGcgtgaaaaacaaatcagcaggTTCCCGGTGCGGGATGTGCCAGCTCAACGTCGAGGTCGGCGCGGCAGCCTACCGCTGCTCGAACTCGAAGGACGAGTGCCCCTTCATCCTCCACGACGCGTGCTACCGACGCCCGGAGACGATCAGGCGCCACTTTGCGCACCAGCAGCACCGTCTCACCCTCGgctccacccccacccccacctcccGGGGCGACCGCCGGCTGTGCAGCCTCTGCGCCCAGGGGCTCGACGCGCCGGCCTTCGCGTACAGCTGCACCAACGACCGCAAGTGTGTTGCCGGCGGCTTCCGCGCGCACCCGCGCTGCTGCGACCTCCCGCCGGACATCAGCACGCCGCTGCACTCTCACAGGCGCCTCGTCCTGCGCGCGCCGTCGGGTGGGAACAACAGCAACGGGCAGCAACAGCCACGCAGTTGCGTCAATTGCCGGAAGACCACGACCGGGCGGACAGCGGCGTGGTCGTACCAGTGCCCCAGTTGCAAAAACGTGGAGTACTGCCTCTCGTGCCTGCTCGGCAACGACGACGCTGTGCGGTGCTGCGGCGTTCAGTGCTGCGACGTCGACCTTGAAGCCGTGCACTGTCTAGGGCGTGTGGCGGGGGCGTTATTCTGTGGGTTCGTGTCAGGCATGGGATGCCCTGGTTTCACCACTCAGCAAATTAAGCAGTAG